The Branchiostoma floridae strain S238N-H82 chromosome 8, Bfl_VNyyK, whole genome shotgun sequence genome has a segment encoding these proteins:
- the LOC118421821 gene encoding uncharacterized protein C1orf112-like — protein MPKVCEVFDGCLTAISELLTQQSPTPSSQSSQGTRVKEGLIDHIQVIDEFLGSLEQCVVHAVRTDHPRVLDSHSLVATALHVIKGTFSHCKDSHESYGKVFPLVSESLSSLFKKAYSLQKVLMGLIDKLQLPSDSSEEDVTDMVAVCQGFHVIGCTVSGVDASLLVTTWKFLAKQLTKHKEVLKNHVDMAPLVRTLCSEVGSNCKYCVELASKDAADRQNGCGDQKLYTRTLKICRFFMQCLMCLVKDYNGYLGSCIKEIFHIILEMQSLLPPSLSAPPLSSAAAEEMKATLLVGIEPMIQHLLDNRDFIQLVTARNKDLPCQHNFPLCLVQLMVMDLLPKCSDEQKDQWISPKIYPEDEPRDSILVSFFNTLKKCYTELTLPVYLPGVMCNGMPQRDVSLYEHVCTHLCGFAASLPARHFPVLETCLLGNVLGADLHCALAATDVWCFVARYGTAELCEQHVHLLTKLLCQLPNSCQHLQLHLLLRRLVPLMAEPHQEKFVQTYPPAQHPSLWVHLPPVAFVPKLRGKICAEGVRYATPVCQKWLGLRGRTLGTLPELHLALCVLCNMYSASVRQTSPLQSSAPVLHTVSRLWDIVSASGAGKHRVVEVVAVKLVELTGYLLGQLVPEDIIKVLSRVSQWLKTSPPQSVKLSITQLLGRAGRLSLPPSPQQTQLQELLAHLFSTLLQDSGWVVHHHALEAFSTFAEETPYESILPKCLQNESVKSRATDFIKGVPFSSSDVPPWNAETITQQQRRIEAFQEKRLADISSRLEKMESAPSVESPEQPSAKRVKKDTGSPTLTNGNSVHPKEEDFRTVTDSLKKDIGKLEEFSTCENPPEWYQEELKSLHQRLGLLLEDS, from the exons ATGCCAAAG GTGTGTGAGGTGTTTGATGGATGTTTGACTGCCATCTCTGAACTGCTAACCCAGCAAAGTCCAACACCATCCTCCCAGTCTAGCCAGGGGACTAGGGTAAAGGAAGGACTTATAGATCATATTCag GTGATAGATGAGTTCCTAGGCAGTTTGGAGCAGTGTGTAGTACATGCTGTAAGGACTGACCATCCCAGGGTGCTGGATAGTCATTCTCTGGTCGCCACAGCCCTGCATGTCATCAAGGGAACATTCTCACATTGCAAG GACAGCCATGAGTCCTATGGCAAAGTGTTTCCTCTGGTTTCCGAGTCTCTCAGTTCTCTGTTTAAAAAGGCCTATAGTCTACAAAAG GTGTTGATGGGTTTGATTGACAAGCTCCAGCTGCCATCAGACAGTTCTGAGGAGGACGTTACTGACATGGTGGCGGTGTGTCAGGGCTTCCACGTCATCGGCTGTACTGTCTCTGGGGTGGACGCAAGTCTACTGGTCACAACATGGAAGTTTCTCGCAAA GCAGCTCACAAAACACAAGGAAGTGCTGAAGAATCATGTAGACATGGCTCCTCTGGTGAGGACACTGTGCTCCGAGGTGGGGTCTAACTGCAAGTACTGTGTTGAACTGGCTTCTAAAGATGCTGCAGACAGACAG AATGGCTGTGGAGACCAGAAGTTGTACACAAGAACTCTGAAAATCTGTCGTTTCTTCATGCAGTGCCTCATGTGTCTGGTTAAG GACTATAATGGTTACCTGGGGTCATGTATAAAGGAAATTTTCCACATCATCTTGGAAATgcaaag tcttCTGCCCCCCAGTTTGTCTGCCCCTCCACTGTCGTCAGCTGCTGCTGAGGAGATGAAGGCCACGCTGCTGGTGGGAATCGAACCCATGATCCAGCATCTCCTGGACAACAGGGACTTCATACAGCTGGTTACAGCAAGGAACAAAG aTCTTCCTTGTCAACATAACTTCCCCCTGTGCCTTGTTCAACTTATGGTGATGGACCTTCTACCAAAATGCTCTG ATGAACAGAAAGACCAGTGGATTTCCCCAAAGATCTATCCGGAGGATGAACCAAGAGACTCCATACTTGTGTCATTTTTCAACACTCTCAAGAAAT GTTACACAGAACTGACACTACCAGTTTATCTTCCTGGAGTCATGTGCAATGGGATGCCACAGAG AGATGTGAGCCTGTATGAACATGTCTGCACACACCTGTGTGGGTTTGCCGCCTCCCTCCCTGCCCGACACTTCCCCGTCCTGGAGACATGTCTGCTGGGTAACGTGCTGGGGGCAGACCTGCACTGCGCACTGGCTGCTACCGACGTCTGGTGTTTTGTGGCAAG ATATGGAACAGCTGAGCTGTGTGAACAGCATGTGCACCTGCTGACCAAGCTGCTGTGCCAGCTGCCCAACAGCTGTCAGCACCTGCAGCTGCACCTGCTGCTCAGGAGACTGGTGCCTCTCATGGCAGAACCTCATCAG GAGAAATTTGTGCAGACGTACCCCCCAGCCCAGCACCCCTCTCTCTGGGTCCATCTGCCCCCTGTGGCATTTGTTCCTAAGCTAAGAGGAAAGATCTGTGCGGAGGGTGTGAGATACGCCACCCCTGTGTGCCAGAAATGGCTCGGTCTCCGAGGGAGGACACTCGGGACGCTCCCCGAACTG CATCTGGCCTTGTGTGTCCTGTGCAACATGTACTCAGCGTCTGTGCGGCAGACTTCGCCCCTCCAGTCCTCGGCACCAGTGTTACACACCGTGTCCAGACTGTGGGACATCGTCTCTGCCTCAGGTGCAGGGAAACACAGGGTTGTGGAGGTTGTAGCTGTCAAACTGGTGGAGCTGACAGGGTACCTACTGGGGCAACTGGTACCAGAAGATATTATCAAG GTTCTGTCCAGAGTGAGCCAGTGGTTGAAGACTTCTCCACCCCAGTCGGTGAAGTTGTCGATCACCCAGCTCCTGGGCAGAGCAGGACGGTTgagcctgcccccctccccacagcagACCCAGCTGCAGGAACTTCTGGCCCATCTGTTCTCCACTCTGCTGCAGGACAGCGGCTGGGTTGTGCACCACCATGCACTGGAGGCCTTCTCCACATTTGCAGAG GAGACCCCATATGAGTCCATCCTACCAAAGTGCCTTCAGAATGAAAGTGTCAAGAGCAGGGCGACGGACTTCATCAAAGGAGTGCCCTTCAGTAGCAGTGATGTCCCTCCCTGGAATGCTGAAACCATAACACAGCAGCAGAGAAGAATAGAAGCTTTCCAAGAGAAGAGACTTGCCGACATTTCTTCAAGACTGGAAAAGATGGAGTCAGCGCCATCTGTGGAGTCACCTGAACAG CCGTCTGCAAAACGAGTAAAGAAGGACACTGGCTCACCAACCTTGACCAATGGCAACTCCGTCCATCCAAAGGAAGAGGACTTCAGGACGGTTACAGACAGTTTGAAAAAAGACATTGGGAAGCTAGAGGAGTTTTCTACATGTGAAAATCCACCTGAGTGGTACCAGGAGGAGTTAAAATCTCTGCACCAAAGACTTGGACTCTTACTGGAAGATTCCTAA